The genomic stretch CCAGATCAAGGCCGATGGCGTGGTTCGAGTGACCGACAGCAAAGGCACCCTGCTGATGGAACAGGCTGTTGAAGCCGGCGACATCTTCCGCATGTGCCAGACCAAAGACGCGCCGATCCAGGACTGGGTCAAACTGGCCGTCAACCGTGCTCGCGCAAGCAGCACCCCGGCCATTTTCTGGCTGGACCCGATGCGCGCCCACGATGGCGTGGTGATCGAGAAGGTTCAGGCTTACCTGAAGAATCACGACACCGCCGGTCTGGACATCCAGATCATGGCGCCGGTCGACGCCATGAAGTACACCCTGCAGCGCACCCGTGACGGCAAGGACACCATTTCGGTGACCGGCAACGTACTGCGCGACTACCTGACCGACCTGTTCCCGATCATGGAACTGGGCACCAGCGCCAAGATGCTGTCGATCGTGCCGCTGATGAACGGCGGTGGCCTGTTCGAAACCGGCGCTGGCGGTTCGGCTCCGAAGCATGTGCAGCAACTGGTCGAAGAGAACTTCCTGCGCTGGGATTCGCTGGGTGAATTCCTGGCCCTGGCCGCGTCTCTCGAGCACCTGGGTGTGAACTACAACAACCCGAAAGCGCTGGTTCTGTCCAAGACTCTGGACCAGGCCACTGGCCAGTTCCTGGACAACAACAAGTCGCCATCGCGCAAAGTCGGCAACATCGACAACCGCGGCAGCCACTTCTACCTGGCAATGTACTGGGCACAAGCCCTGGCCGCCCAGACCGAAGACGCTGCACTGCAAGCGCAGTTCGCGACCCTGGCCAAGACCCTGACCGAGAACGAGGCGACCATCGTTGCCGAGCTCAACGCCGTTCAAGGCAAGCCAGTGGACATCGGCGGTTACTACCACGCCAATGCCGAGCTGATCAGCAAGGCCATGCGCCCAAGCACAACCCTCAACGCGGCCATCGCTGCGCTGGTATAAGGTTGTAAAGGGAACATCACAAACCCCGGCCTCGTGCCGGGGTTTGTGTTTCCGCCTTCCGCCCAGGAGATTCAATTCATGCAATGGCTCCCCCACATCACCGTCGCCACCATCGTCGAGGACAACGGTCGCTTCCTGATGGTCGAGGAACACAAGGCTGGCCGTAACGTGCTCAATCAGCCCGCCGGTCATCTGGATCCGGACGAAACCCTGATCGAAGCCGCCGTGCGCGAAACCCTCGAAGAAACCGGCTGGGACGTCGAACCCACCAGCGTGATCGGCATTTATCTGTACACCGCACCCAGCAACGGCGTGACTTACCAGCGCGTGTGCTTCAGCGCCAAAGCCGTGAAACACCACCCGGATTATCAGCTGGACGACGGTATCGTCGGCGCCAAGTGGCTGACCCGCGACGAATTATTGGCCCAGCGCGATCACTGGCGCAGCGAGCTGATTATCCGCTGCATCGATGATTATCTGGCCGGCAATCGCTTCGGCCTCGAACTGATCCGCCCTTCCCTTTAGCCTTGAGGCCGTGAGCCTGATAGAATCGCGTCCTTTTTCAAGACACTCATTGAATCCCTATGCGTGATCCAGCCCCTTCTGACACATCCAAGAAGCGCGTCATTGTCGGCATGTCCGGCGGCGTGGACTCTTCCGTTTCCGCTCTCCTGCTGATCGAGCAGGGTTATGAGGTGGAAGGCCTGTTCATGAAGAACTGGGAAGAAGACGACGGAACGGAATACTGCACCGCCATGGACGACCTGGCGGATGCTCAGGCTGTGTGCGACAAGATCGGTATCAAGCTGCACACCGCCAACTTCGCCGCCGAGTACTGGGACAACGTGTTCGAGCACTTCCTGGCCGAATACAAGGCCGGCCGCACGCCGAATCCGGACATCCTGTGCAACCGCGAGATCAAGTTCAAGGCGTTCCTCGACTACGCCATGATGCTCGGCGCCGACCTGATCGCCACCGGCCACTATGTGCGCCGCCGCGACATCGATGGCCGCACCGAACTGCTCAAGGGCCTGGACCCGAACAAGGATCAGAGCTACTTCCTGCACGCCGTCGGCGGCGAACAGATCGCCAAGACCCTGTTCCCGGTCGGTGAGCTGGAAAAACCGGAAGTCCGTGCAATTGCCGAGAAATACGAACTGGCGACCGCCAAGAAGAAGGATTCCACCGGGATCTGCTTCATCGGTGAGCGTCGTTTCAGCGATTTCCTCAAGCAATACCTGCCGGCACAACCGGGCGAGATCAAGACCACCGAAGGCGAAGTCATTGGCCGTCACCACGGCTTGATGTACCACACCATCGGCCAGCGCCAGGGCCTGGGCATCGGCGGTCTGAAAGACGCTGGTGACGAGCCGTGGTACGTGCTGCGCAAGGATCTGGACACCAACGAGCTGATCGTCGGCCAGGGCAACAACCATCCGTGGCTGTTCTCCAGCGCCCTGCTCGCTTCGGAAATCTATTGGGTCAACCCGATCGATTTGAGCCAGCCGCTGCGCCTGACCGCCAAGGTTCGTTATCGCCAGAGCGATCAGGCCTGCACACTGGAAAAAACCGAGACCGGCTATCGCGCGGTGTTCGACGAGCCGCAACGCGCGGTCACGCCGGGCCAGTCGGTGGTGTTCTACGACGGAGAAATCTGCCTCGGTGGCGGCGTGATTGAAGTCGCCGAGCCGTGGAGCGGCCAGGCATGAGCCCGACTCAGGAGCAACTGACGGCTCTGGGCGGTGTGTTTCTCGCCGCCGTGCTGGTCGACCGGATCGCCAAGACCGGCCAGACCAACGAGGCCGGTCTGAGCTGCATGCTCGGCAGCCTGCTGGTTCGCGACCCGAAAGACACGCTGGACGTGTACGGCGGCGACGATATCAACCTGCGCGACGGTTACCGCGCATTGATCGGCGCCCTCGAACGCGACCCGAGCACCTTGCAGCGCGAGCCGTTGCGCTACGCTTTATCGATGCTCGGCCTTGAGCGGCAACTGGCCAAGCGCAACGACATGCTCGACGTGATCGGCAAGCGTCTGCCGCAGATCCAGTCGCAGGTCGAGCATTTCGGCCCGGCCCACGAAAACGTGATCGCCGCGTGCGGCGCGTTGTACCAGGACACTCTGAGCACCTTGCGTCAACGCATCCAGGTGCACGGCGACATGCGTAACCTGCAGCAGCCGAGCAACGCCTCGAAGATCCGCGCCCTGCTGCTCGCCGGCATCCGCTCGGCACGCCTGTGGCGTCAGCTGGGTGGTCATCGCTGGCAGTTGGTGATCAGCCGTCGCAAGTTGCTCAAAGAGCTTTACCCGCTGATGCGCAGCAGCTGAACCGCGCCCGCAACACCGTTTTGAGTCAGTAACGCGTAATACGCCGGTCAGTTGGCGACGGACCGGCGGATTTTTTCATGTATGATACGCGCCCCATTTCGTTGCCCGACTGTCCGAGAACACCCCATGCAGCTCTCTTCGCTCACTGCGGTTTCCCCTGTTGACGGCCGCTACGCCGGCAAAACCCAGGCCCTGCGCCCAATTTTCAGCGAGTACGGTCTGATCCGTGCCCGTGTTCTGGTTGAAGTGCGCTGGCTCCAGCGCCTGGCCGCTCACGCCGGTATCCCGGAAGTGCCAGCCTTCTCCGCCGAAGCCAATGCCGTTCTGAACGAACTGGCCGAAAACTTCTCGCTGGAGCACGCCGAGCGCGTGAAAGAGATCGAGCGCACCACCAACCACGACGTAAAAGCGATCGAATACCTGCTCAAGGAGCAGGCGGCCAAGCTGCCGGAACTGGCCAAGGTCAGCGAGTTCATCCACTTCGCCTGCACCAGCGAGGACATCAACAACCTGTCCCACGCCCTGATGCTGCGCGAAGGCCGTGACGACGTGATGCTGCCGCTGATGCGCCAGACCGCCAACGCCATCCGCGAGCTGGCCATCCGCTTCGCCGACGTGCCAATGCTGTCGCGCACCCACGGTCAACCGGCTTCGCCGACCACCTTGGGCAAAGAGCTGGCGAACGTGGTTTACCGTCTCGAGCGTCAGATCGCTCAGGTCGCTGCCGTTCCGCTGCTGGGCAAGATCAACGGCGCTGTCGGCAACTACAACGCTCACCTGTCGGCCTACCCGCAGATCGACTGGGAAGCCAACGCCCGCGCCTTCATCGAAGACGAACTGGGTCTGGGCTTCAACCCGTACACCACGCAGATCGAGCCGCACGACTACATCGCCGAGCTGTTCGACGCCATTGCGCGCTTCAACACCATCCTGATCGACTTCGACCGTGACATCTGGGGCTACATCTCCCTGGGTTACTTCAAACAGCGCACCATCGCTGGCGAAATCGGTTCGTCGACCATGCCGCACAAGGTCAACCCGATCGACTTCGAAAACTCCGAAGGCAACCTGGGCATCGCCAACGCGCTGTTCCAGCACCTGGCGAGCAAGCTGCCGATCTCCCGCTGGCAGCGCGACCTGACCGACTCCACCGTTCTGCGTAACCTCGGTGTCGGCTTCGCCCACAGCGTGATCGCGTACGAAGCGAGCCTCAAAGGCATCAGCAAGCTCGAGCTGAACGCTGACAAGATTGCTGCCGATCTGGACGCTTGCTGGGAAGTCCTGGCCGAGCCGATCCAGACCGTAATGCGCCGCTACAACATCGAAAACCCGTACGAGAAGCTGAAAGAACTGACTCGTGGCAAGGGCATCAGCCCTGAAGCGCTGCAGACTTTCATCGATGGCCTGGACATGCCGGCCGCTGCGAAAGCCGAGCTCAAGCAACTGACCCCGGCCAACTACATCGGCAACGCTGTAGCGCAAGCCAAACGCATCTGATCGACTGCTTGACCCGTTTGAGACGCCCGGCCGCGCCGGGCGTTTTTATTCCCGTCTGAAAAATGCTTTTTTTCAATAGGTTACATATGAATCCCGATATTCCTCTTCAACTTCTGGGTGGTCTCACGGCGCGCGAGTTCATGCGCGACTACTGGCAGAAAAAGCCACTGCTGATCCGTCAGGCGATTCCTGATTTCGAAAGCCCGATCGACGCCGACGAACTCGCCGGCCTGGCCCTGGAAGAAGAAGTCGAATCGCGCCTGGTGATCGAACACGGCGAGCGCCCTTGGGAACTGCGCCGCGGCCCGTTCGCCGAAGACGAATTCAGCAAACTGCCGGAACGCGAGTGGACCCTGCTGGTGCAGGCTGTCGATCAGTTCGTGCCGGAAGTCAGCGAACTGCTGGAAAACTTCCGTTTCCTGCCAAGCTGGCGTGTCGACGACGTGATGATCAGCTTCGCCGCCCCGGGTGGCAGCGTCGGCCCGCACTTCGATAACTACGACGTGTTCCTGCTGCAAGGCCACGGCAAGCGCAACTGGAAAATCGGCCAGATGTGCGACTCCGAAAGCCCACTGCTGCAACATGCGGACCTGCGCATCCTCGCCGAATTCCACGAGACCGAAGAGTGGGTCCTGGAACCGGGCGACATGCTCTACCTGCCGCCGCGCCTGGCTCACTGCGGCGTTGCCGTTGATGACTGCATGACCTACTCGGTCGGTTTCCGCGCACCGAGCGCCGCTGAAGTGCTGACCCACTTCACCGACTTCCTCAGCCAGTTCCTGACTGACGAAGAGCGCTACACCGACGCCGATGCGAAGCCGGTCAGCGATCCACACCAGATCCAGCACGATGCACTCGGCCGCCTGAAAGCGCTGCTCGCCGAGCACATGAGCGACGAACGCCTGCTGCTGACCTGGTTCGGCCAGTACATGACCGAGCCGCGTTATCCGGAGCTGGTGGTCGGCCCGGAAGAAGTCGAAGAAGAAGACTTCCTCAGTGCACTTGAAGACGGCGCCATCCTGATCCGCAACCCGAGCGCGCGCCTGGCATGGTCGGAAGTCGATGACGATCTGCTGCTGTTCGCCAGCGGCCAGAGCCGTTACCTGCCGGGCAAGTTGCGCGAACTGCTGAAGCTGATCTGCTCCGCCGACGCTCTGCACACCGACAACCTCGGTGACTGGCTGAGCGACGAAGACGGTCGCGGCCTGCTGTGCGAACTGGTCAAGCAAGGGAGCCTGGGGTTCGCCGACGATGAATAAGATTCGCGTACGTGTTGCAGACTGGCAAAAGGACAACGCCGAGATCCGCCGCATTCGCGAAACGGTGTTCATTGCCGAACAATCGGTTCCGCCCGAGCTTGAGTGGGACGCCGATGACGCCACGGCGGTGCATTTCCTGGCCTTCGAAGGTGATTTTCCGATCGGCACCGCCCGCCTGCTGCCCGACGGGCACATCGGCCGGGTTTCGGTGCTCAAGGACTGGCGCGGGCTGAAAGTCGGTGACGCGCTGATGCAAGCGGTCATCGCCGAAGCCGAAGCTCGCGGACTGAAGCAGCAGATGCTTAGCGCGCAGGTGCAGGCCACGGCGTTCTATGAACGCCTGGGTTTCAACCTGGTCAGCGAGGAATTCCTGGAAGCCGGGATTCCGCATGTCGACATGGTTCGTCATTCGGCATAACGCTTGATGTACACCTCAAAACGCCCCGCCATCTCATGATGCCGGGGCGTTTTGCTGTCTACGATTCAACTTGCCCCACCCCGGGCCGACAAACTGGCAATATCAAGCCTTTCGAAAGCGGAGATAACGGACATGTCCCTACGCACCCTGCTCACCACCCTGCTGCTCGGCTGCAGTTTTTCGGTGATGGCAGCCACAGAAATCGTGCCCCTCAAGTACCA from Pseudomonas allokribbensis encodes the following:
- a CDS encoding NUDIX hydrolase, which codes for MQWLPHITVATIVEDNGRFLMVEEHKAGRNVLNQPAGHLDPDETLIEAAVRETLEETGWDVEPTSVIGIYLYTAPSNGVTYQRVCFSAKAVKHHPDYQLDDGIVGAKWLTRDELLAQRDHWRSELIIRCIDDYLAGNRFGLELIRPSL
- the purB gene encoding adenylosuccinate lyase: MQLSSLTAVSPVDGRYAGKTQALRPIFSEYGLIRARVLVEVRWLQRLAAHAGIPEVPAFSAEANAVLNELAENFSLEHAERVKEIERTTNHDVKAIEYLLKEQAAKLPELAKVSEFIHFACTSEDINNLSHALMLREGRDDVMLPLMRQTANAIRELAIRFADVPMLSRTHGQPASPTTLGKELANVVYRLERQIAQVAAVPLLGKINGAVGNYNAHLSAYPQIDWEANARAFIEDELGLGFNPYTTQIEPHDYIAELFDAIARFNTILIDFDRDIWGYISLGYFKQRTIAGEIGSSTMPHKVNPIDFENSEGNLGIANALFQHLASKLPISRWQRDLTDSTVLRNLGVGFAHSVIAYEASLKGISKLELNADKIAADLDACWEVLAEPIQTVMRRYNIENPYEKLKELTRGKGISPEALQTFIDGLDMPAAAKAELKQLTPANYIGNAVAQAKRI
- a CDS encoding GNAT family N-acetyltransferase, which codes for MNKIRVRVADWQKDNAEIRRIRETVFIAEQSVPPELEWDADDATAVHFLAFEGDFPIGTARLLPDGHIGRVSVLKDWRGLKVGDALMQAVIAEAEARGLKQQMLSAQVQATAFYERLGFNLVSEEFLEAGIPHVDMVRHSA
- the hflD gene encoding high frequency lysogenization protein HflD, coding for MSPTQEQLTALGGVFLAAVLVDRIAKTGQTNEAGLSCMLGSLLVRDPKDTLDVYGGDDINLRDGYRALIGALERDPSTLQREPLRYALSMLGLERQLAKRNDMLDVIGKRLPQIQSQVEHFGPAHENVIAACGALYQDTLSTLRQRIQVHGDMRNLQQPSNASKIRALLLAGIRSARLWRQLGGHRWQLVISRRKLLKELYPLMRSS
- a CDS encoding cupin domain-containing protein is translated as MNPDIPLQLLGGLTAREFMRDYWQKKPLLIRQAIPDFESPIDADELAGLALEEEVESRLVIEHGERPWELRRGPFAEDEFSKLPEREWTLLVQAVDQFVPEVSELLENFRFLPSWRVDDVMISFAAPGGSVGPHFDNYDVFLLQGHGKRNWKIGQMCDSESPLLQHADLRILAEFHETEEWVLEPGDMLYLPPRLAHCGVAVDDCMTYSVGFRAPSAAEVLTHFTDFLSQFLTDEERYTDADAKPVSDPHQIQHDALGRLKALLAEHMSDERLLLTWFGQYMTEPRYPELVVGPEEVEEEDFLSALEDGAILIRNPSARLAWSEVDDDLLLFASGQSRYLPGKLRELLKLICSADALHTDNLGDWLSDEDGRGLLCELVKQGSLGFADDE
- the mnmA gene encoding tRNA 2-thiouridine(34) synthase MnmA, yielding MRDPAPSDTSKKRVIVGMSGGVDSSVSALLLIEQGYEVEGLFMKNWEEDDGTEYCTAMDDLADAQAVCDKIGIKLHTANFAAEYWDNVFEHFLAEYKAGRTPNPDILCNREIKFKAFLDYAMMLGADLIATGHYVRRRDIDGRTELLKGLDPNKDQSYFLHAVGGEQIAKTLFPVGELEKPEVRAIAEKYELATAKKKDSTGICFIGERRFSDFLKQYLPAQPGEIKTTEGEVIGRHHGLMYHTIGQRQGLGIGGLKDAGDEPWYVLRKDLDTNELIVGQGNNHPWLFSSALLASEIYWVNPIDLSQPLRLTAKVRYRQSDQACTLEKTETGYRAVFDEPQRAVTPGQSVVFYDGEICLGGGVIEVAEPWSGQA